A genomic region of Gammaproteobacteria bacterium contains the following coding sequences:
- a CDS encoding N-acetylmuramoyl-L-alanine amidase: protein MLTMFGRVAASPGRGETRGNDEGLAGGTRRRFLLRCIALTGGAAAWLLSSPVMAGSAAVLKRIRVAGRNGDTRLVMELSQPVDHNIFTLTAPHRVVIDLADTRASGRLHEVSAGDSLLKGVRWASKGEKDLRIVLDLNRMAAPRSFALEPEKGRGHRLVVDLSSREGKSSQQPVKSSAETPLRTREVVVAIDAGHGGKDPGAIGRRKTREKDVVLAIARQTASLINREKGMRAVLTRDRDVYLPLRDRIQKARSSQADLFLSIHADAARNRKAQGASVYVLSPHGASSEHARWLAKKENDADLIGGVSLTDKDGLLASVLLDLSQTATIEASADVASSLLKELTAVGRVHSRKVEQAGFVVLKSPDIPSVLVETAFISNAREEKRLKTRAYQKQVATAILLGVKRYFRQHAPAGARMADASSGADTHVIQRGETLSAIAHRYQVDVGRLRKVNALSGDRIRTGQVLRIPLSGS, encoded by the coding sequence ATGCTCACGATGTTCGGGCGCGTCGCCGCTTCCCCAGGGAGGGGGGAAACCAGGGGGAATGATGAGGGGCTGGCAGGCGGGACGCGCCGCCGGTTTCTGTTGCGGTGTATCGCGCTGACTGGAGGCGCCGCCGCTTGGCTGCTCTCCTCGCCGGTCATGGCGGGTTCGGCGGCGGTACTGAAACGGATCCGGGTCGCCGGTCGCAATGGCGACACGCGGCTGGTGATGGAACTCAGCCAGCCGGTCGATCACAACATCTTTACACTTACCGCGCCGCACCGCGTCGTGATCGACCTCGCGGACACCCGGGCCTCGGGGAGGCTGCATGAGGTGAGCGCGGGAGATTCGCTGCTCAAGGGGGTCCGATGGGCGTCCAAGGGGGAGAAGGACCTGCGAATCGTACTCGATCTGAACCGGATGGCGGCCCCGCGAAGCTTTGCGTTGGAACCCGAGAAAGGGCGCGGTCATCGGCTGGTGGTGGATCTCAGCAGTCGGGAGGGAAAGTCGAGTCAACAGCCGGTGAAGTCCTCGGCGGAAACGCCACTGCGGACACGTGAGGTAGTCGTCGCGATCGATGCCGGTCACGGCGGCAAGGATCCCGGGGCGATCGGCAGGCGAAAGACGCGCGAAAAGGACGTCGTACTCGCCATCGCGAGGCAAACGGCATCGTTGATCAATCGCGAAAAGGGGATGCGCGCGGTGTTGACCCGCGACCGGGATGTGTATCTCCCCCTGCGGGACCGGATCCAGAAGGCGCGAAGCTCCCAGGCAGATCTTTTTCTGTCCATTCACGCGGATGCGGCGCGGAACCGCAAGGCGCAGGGCGCCTCGGTCTATGTCCTGTCACCGCACGGCGCCAGCAGCGAGCACGCCCGCTGGCTGGCGAAGAAGGAAAACGACGCGGATCTGATCGGCGGCGTGAGCCTCACCGACAAGGATGGTCTGCTCGCCTCCGTGTTGCTGGACCTGTCACAGACCGCGACGATCGAGGCCAGCGCCGATGTGGCGTCGTCACTGTTGAAGGAACTCACCGCCGTCGGACGGGTACACAGCCGAAAGGTCGAGCAGGCCGGGTTCGTGGTCCTCAAGTCACCGGATATCCCCTCCGTGCTGGTGGAAACTGCATTCATCTCCAACGCCCGGGAGGAGAAACGGCTCAAGACCCGGGCCTACCAGAAACAGGTCGCAACCGCGATCCTGCTGGGGGTCAAGCGCTATTTCCGGCAGCATGCCCCAGCCGGCGCCAGAATGGCGGACGCATCGTCAGGGGCTGACACTCACGTCATCCAGCGAGGGGAAACGTTGTCCGCGATCGCTCACCGCTACCAGGTCGACGTCGGGCGCCTGCGTAAGGTCAACGCCCTGAGTGGCGACAGGATCCGTACCGGTCAGGTCCTACGCATTCCGCTGAGCGGCAGTTAG